In the genome of Labeo rohita strain BAU-BD-2019 chromosome 2, IGBB_LRoh.1.0, whole genome shotgun sequence, the window ttatatcaaatattttagtttatattaagatgtttaatattttagaacATTGGAGCATTCACTATTTGGTATTATTAaagttgcaataaaaaaatcatcatgCAAATCACCAAAGTTTTAGCTGGTgatgaaaatgtattcaaagGCTTTCTCTGCTTTAAAACTATACCTTTTCATTTAAGGTTTGGCTATGAAAAGCTATCAGTAAACAAGTTCAAAAACTGGCTATAATGATGACCGTCACCAAAGAGCAATTCACATCTCTAAAGACAGTCTACCGCTTAGTTtttatagattatttagattGATGAATGGAAAAATACACAATATGTCATCGTGACCAAGATTATTTGGTGTCCAAGTGTCCAATAATCATAAACCAAAGCTCTGCTAGGTAAATGTAGTGACTAAACAAGTCAATGATTACCACTATTTGGGAAGTGATGCTTCTGTAGGGCCATTCTGACATTTTAATGCAATGAAATTGACAATTGTCATTAGATACATTGTGCTGTTGAGGGGACCTGGGTTTTTGTTGTGTTCACATCCTGTTCCACTCACTGCATCTGAGTATGTCCACTTTTCTACTACACAGTATGTTACAAACAGTACTCCAGAAGAGTAGTATATCTGAACACATATTATTCAAAAAACAGTAGACAAAAAGTACCCAGATGACACTTTGAATGGTCACGAAGTTCATTCTTTGTCACACGTAGTGCCTACTCTGGCAGTGTGTTATTTCAGACACAGCTCGTCTCTCTTTGTCTGGCAAAAAAACCTGGAAGAAGTAACTGAAAAGAGAAAGACCAATGAGAAAAGCCATCATATAGGGAAAAGTGGAATAATATTTGATAAAAACCGGTGCAGACCCTCAATCCAGATTAGCCCATTAAACAGCCATACAGTTGGCAGAACAGAGGAAGAGTTACCTTGCTGTAAACCAACCAAGGTCCTGGATATTATGCTTTGTGTGATATAGCCTGAAGTTAAACAAGTAGAAAGGGGTTAGGGGTGGGTGATTTCAGGTTTAGATAAGCACGTTTACAAAACGCTTTGTCTTTATATTAGACGTATTACGGGAATAGGCGGATAGCCACAGGACTGTCTTATCTGCGCGACACATAGCAGTTCATTTTACCAAACTTTGCCTGTTGTTTCCTGATTTTAAGTCTATCCAAGAGTTCCTGACAGACATTTACAGTTCATTGGAGATTTAACCGCAGCGTTTATCAGGTAGCCCATGTGTTGCGTTTACATAAATACAACATGAAGCCTAAATGAAGGTCGCTGAAtatgtatcatttttatatgaTATCTTCTGTCCGTCACATTATACACGAAAATGTCGAGATCGAAGATTCAAAACGAGCAGGACAAGATATTCAAGTTTACGTTTCTATCTTCAAGACGCTTTGGCAATGATGCGTCACAGTTGCATAACTTTAATTTCGGCCCAGTTAAACGTGATTGGCCGTGTATCTACACATCTACTTTTATGCGAATTTTGGGAAATGCACATAGATTCtaaagtaaattaattataaatttctTATGCGATTGGGTAGATGATGTGATTGGGTAACTGGACTAACCCAAGCATCAGTCTCATCGCACACCCtcttaaatgttgtttttagtcATTCTGAGTCGCAGTCGGTAATCAAAATGATTTGGCATAATTACCACACTGAACTGTCTCACATGATTGCGGTACCAAACATCACGGATCCGCCTCTGAACGCAAGACAACATGCCAGCGtttgttattgtgttttgtcTGCGCTTTCTGAGGCTCAAGTCACTTATTAGACTATGCAGAGAAATCAAGAGCCACACTTACCAGGTTccattaactttaatttttattattgatacTCTACGCCAGTTTCCCATGAAGTGACGACCCTTGGGATGGAAACGCTGCTGTATTCGCAAGTGTTTTATGCGATAGTCAAATCTTCAGCGTACATTATATTAGGTTGCAGTGGATATGTGAAAACACGGTGACAGGCTTTTTCCCATCACCTATTAGGGGCTCTGTGAATTGGTATTTTAGCAAACACATTATCAACCAAGTATATTCTTATATACCAAATTAACAGCATATCTCACTCCATTAAGCATGCTTCTGTTTACATAAAACCAAgcattataataatgataacgTGTGGTTTTCTGTGAGTGCTTATGGTTTGTTGTAAAGAGCTGATTTCAAAATTAATCAATCAGTGAGTCAGTTGACTCAAGAACTCCTTGGGtcgtttttttaaactgagtgtGAGCTAATTCAATGATCTAATTCTAAAGATCTGACATTGCTATTCCCGGCAtcagtttgtgtttgtttgtcagaTGGCACTATCAGAGTGGATCTGTGTGGTGACTGGTGCTTCCAGAGGAATCGGAAGAGGTATCGCCCTTCAGTTATCTGAGGCTGGCGCTACCGTGTACATCACTGGTCGACAAGAGAAAACTTTGAAGCAAGCAGCAGCTGAGGTGTGGAAACTGACTTCTGATTATACCATTAATAATCCTCAGCTTAGAGAAGGTGATGTTGGTTTCATGcttcttttattttcataatgacaGGTGACAGAGAGAGGAGGCCGGTGTATCCCAGTGATCTGTGACTCATCTAAAGAGGATGAAATTAAGGAGCTGTTTGAACGTGTCCAGCGTGAGCAAAATGGCAGACTTGACTTATTAGTGAATAACGCCTATGCGGGTGTGCAGGTCAGTCATGGCTAATTACAGAACAAATATGCAGATTTTCtgcatatttgatttgaattatttttacttttgaatgtttcataaaataactgttttactgttgttgtgtTTATGTCTGTGTGTTAGGCTATTATGGATAACATGAACAAGAAATTCTGGGAGGTGGATCCAGATATTTGGGACACCATCAATAACACAGGACTCAGGTACAGTACAAATCTGGAGGTGACACCAAATggcataattaaatattatgcagagatatataaatacataacttTAAGACTtcttgtcattattttttaatttcctttGGCCTTCCAGAGCCATATGAGAAATCATGATCACTGTTTTCACAGAGGTCATTATTTCTGCTCAGTGTATGCTGCACGGATGATGGTGGCTCAGGGCAAGGGTTTGATTGTGTTCATATCATCCATGGGTGGTATACGCTATTTCTTTAATGTAGCCTATGGGGTCGGGAAAGCTGCGGTGAGTCCATGCACACAGCATTACTGATCTGTATGTGAAGTCTTTTTTTAGTATATCATATTTGAAAGATAGATTAATTCACTTGCACAGAATGCCActtccatttttttgtttgtagactatattttcatgattcttcattgttcatttatgctccaactttttttttctttagtgtgACAGAATGGCAGCGGACATGGCAATAGAGCTGAAGAAGAGAGGAGTGGTTTCTGTAAGCCTCTGGCCAGGGCTAGTTCAGACTGAGTTAGTTAGTCAGTATATATCTGGTGGTGAGGCTCCTCCAGGTTTTGATGCAAAAGTAAGCCTTTTTATTTGTCCCAGCATTGCTGGAGAACAGGTGTGATATAACAAACATATTTCGCTAAATATTTGTCCACAATTTGCCTTTCTCAGTTTGCTTTTCTCAAGGAAGCGCTCAGAATGGGTGAGACGACAGAGCTTAGTGGACGATGCATAGTTGAGCTGGCCAAAGGTAGGGTTTTTTAAGACTGAATCagtagttaaagggatagttcacccaaaaattaacattttgtcatttactcaccctgaagctgttccaaacctttttttttttttttttttttcttctattgaacacaaaagaagatattttggtGATCAAACTGCAGCTGCAGCTACCAGCATTTCTACTAGTATATTCTTTTGTTTAACAGAAGGAAgtaattcatacaggtttggaacaatataagGCCAGGTAAATGACGagaaaatgatcattttcaggcgaactatccatttaaagtTAACATGGTTATGAATTATTCTAAATAGTTTGGAGCCTCTTGCTGACTTGTTACTTTCTGCTTCTTGGTGACAAACAGATAAAAGTCTGAAATCAATGACTGGGCAAGTGTTGATGACCTGTGACCTCGCTCGCCGCTATGGACTCAAGGATGTTGATGGTATGACGACAAATGTTTATGCAGCAATAGTTATGATCAAAGATACTTTGGTGTagatattataacaataaaatcatACACAGGGTTTTTATGTGCTCCTTGTCATTTCAGGTCGCAGTGTAGTGGACTTCACCTCTTTGAAGTTCCTCATTTCCCAGATACCCTATATGTCCTGGCTGTCCGTATTCACTCCTTCATTCATCAGAGTGCCTCGTTTCATGCTGAGTCTTGGCAGTGGCAAATTCTAACATGTCTCAGTGCAGACGCTgtgtctatttttaataatcctaTCATTtctgggaaaaagaaaaaacaagttttgtttatgtttatttttactaaGAAGTGCTGATTAACACTGCAGAGACACTTCCTTCTAATTCATCAGAAGATTATTGTTGTCATAACTCATAGAAATAATTTATtctaaactgtaataatatttcacagtattgctgtttttacattttttaaatcaaataaatgcataacatTTACAGATTTTACCAGTATATTCATTCAAGTACTAAAATCAtatctaaaattatattacagtGAGAAATCATGAAAAAAGCATGTCTGTTTAACCAGATGCACATGAAACCTACCACAATCTGAGAGTCTTTTTCATTACTGGTAGGTCAGGCTGCATCCACAAGACCTAAATCACAatcaaaatatcatgttatACAATCATTACTTCTCTTGTCAGAAaggagacagacagaacaatcaAAGCAATGCAAATCAGGAGATTCTCTATCCACCCCATTACTGTGTGTGAAAGTAATCTCTCAGTAACACTGGAGCTCATGAGCTTGCGTGCTTTATATACGAAAAGCACACCAGCCTGTTATTGCCCAACTCTCACATTTACTTGGTTATTTACTGGGACATCTCATGCTGGATGAACACAATGATAGACTCCTTATATGAGCTTATGTGAAGACAAGACTTGACAAGAATAACGACCCAGGGACAGAGAGTTTTGGAGTTCTTACTATTTGTATCACAACAAATTTCACTGAGTTTTCGTAACACTGACAGTGATCTTCATTGCAAAAGAGGAAAATATGGGTATAGGGCACACCCAGTCCTGAGCTTGTTGATAGCTTGGTAGTTTTGTGCGTGGCAAATGTCAATGACATTGTCAATTTTATTTGCAATGCAAATTCATCAACAGTTAACCAAAAACATACttccaaaaatggaaaagaaaTGCAAAACCTGCCTATAACActgaaatctgaaatattttatcattttgaggTCAAATAGTACTAAAAATTAGTTTCAGATCAAATCTTTTAATTTATAttgaaatgttatataaaatgtaatacataaaGTTGTTTCGATCAAGCAAGTCACCAGTGTTATCAGCTAGTGATGTAGATGTATTCAAAGACtttcttgattttaaaaataaactttgtgTTGAAGGTTTGGCTATAACAAGTTATTAATGAATAGCTTGTTTTAAGCTCATAAACTGATTATTTGGTGTATACTATAACCACAAGATATATGACAGTGAGGCCTCTGCCAGTTAATTGGCTCATATGATGATGCTTGTCACTGAACAGaccaataaatgtttttctgaacaCGGTTTACTgcttagtttttgttttttttttattactgaaatTAGACCTCTATCACTTTGTGCATCGATTAACTAATATCCAACAGTGTGTACTGTGCACCTTAAAAACACCAGGAAGGGGTTACTGGGAGACTATGTGATGCtacaaactatttaaaatggaaatgcCGAGGCCTTGGGTGTGGTGGCAAGTTTTGGACTTTAGTTTTTAATTCTCTAATAATGTTAACATGAAGCAGTGTTGACAAAGAGGCCTCAAAGTAGATTTAGCACAGAGGTTATCTGGATTGATGAATGGCAAAGTACACAATATGTCATTGCAGCCAAGGTCCTTCGGTGCCCAAGTGCCCTACAATCATAAACCCAAGCTCTGCTGGGTAAATGCAGTGACTATACAATTCAGTGATTACCGCTATTGAGTGAAGTGATTGCTGTAGATCCATgttatcattttaatgtaatgaaatgaCCAATGTCATCAAATATGTATTGCGATGATGAGGAAACCTGGGTTTTTGCAGTGTTCACATCCTGGTCCACTCACTGCGTCTGAATATGCACATTTCTCTACTACACAGCATGTGAAACTCAGTACATGTAGTATTTGAAAAATAGTAAGCGAAACGTACAAGGAAGACTACTACCACCTACATTGTTTGTGAAGTAAGTTCTTCATCAAAAGTAGTACCTGCTCTTGAAACAGCTCTTTCTCTGCCTCTCAATAAAAATAGAAGTACCTTAAATAAAAAGACCAATGAGAAATGCCTACATATAAGGAAAAATGGAATCACATTGTGATCAAATTGCTTGTATAAATATTGCAGATCCTCACTCATGAACAGTTTAGTCCATTAAACAGCAGAAGTATAGTTTCAGAACAGAGGGAGGGTTAACCTGTTTTAACAAGGTAATGGATTTTCTACTCTGTGATGTGAAATGAACAGCATTAGTGTACACATGTTCGTTGGGAGTGTGAtttaaatacgttttaaaaGCACTGTTTACGTTTGCAAAACGCATGGCGTTATATTAGACGTTTTACGGGAATGGGAGGATGCCATAAACATGACTGTCTTATCTGCACGTTATATGCATCAGTTTGTTTCACCACACTTTGCCTGTTGGAGATTTCAAGTCTAGGCAAGAGACAATTATCGCAGGTTTAACCGCAACGTTGACCAGGTACGTTTTGCGTTTACATAAATACAACACTTAGTTAAATGACTATCGTTAGCAGGTTTTACATACTATCATAAGGCAATAATATCATCTATCCATTACAAATACGGATATGAAACAAGTTGAATGTGTCACACGATAAGTAACGTTACAAATTATTCCGCTTTACGTTTCCATCCGCATAACACTGAGGTAAATAATTGTGATGATGTATTAACACTTACTCCTGGCCTATTAAATGTAGTTGTGAAGAAGGTTGCAAAGGATAAATGTGACCACAGGGTGACAGGCTTCTATTTCTTACTATTCGCTTGCTAGGGACTCGTTTTCGCGAATCGGTTCTGTAGGAACAGTTCGTTTTAAAGAACCGATTACAAAACGATTCAGTGGTTCTTTACGTCATTACGTAATTACGTCATCGCGTGTCTCTGACGTCCTGGCTTAGCACATTACtccgtttatatatataataaaatgctataaataAAACCCAAAGGGAAAAAAACCAAATGGATTGACTCATATCTGGccagttttttttcctttgattcagtgattcattgagcTGTGGACTGTTTATACTGATGctgtgaaataattttataaacagAACATTGTCAGATGGCACTATCAGAGTGGATCTGTGTGGTGACTGGTGCTTCCAGAGGAATCGGAAGAGGTATCGCCCTTCAGTTATCTGAGGCTGGCGCTACCGTGTACATCACTGGTCGACAAGAGAAAACTTTGAAGCAAGCAGCAGCTGAGGTGTGGAAACTGACTTCTGATTATACCATTAATAATCCTCAGCTTAGAGAAGGTGATGTTGGTTTCATGcttcttttattttcataatgacaGGTGACAGAGAGAGGAGGCCGGTGTATCCCAGTGATCTGTGACTCATCTAAAGAGGATGAAATTAAGGAGCTGTTCGAACGTGTCCAGCGTGAGCAAAATGGCAGACTTGACTTATTAGTGAATAATGCCTATGCGGGTGTGCAGGTCAGTCACGGCtagatttttatgcattttcattatttttacttttgaatgtttcataaaacaactgttttaccattgtagtttttttctgtgtattaGGCTATTTTCGACAACATGAACAAGAAGTTCTGGGAGGTGGATCCTGATATTTGGGACACCATCAATAACACCGGACTCAGGTACAGTATAAATTTGGAGGTGACTCCAATATAAgactttttgtcatttattttaaatttccttTGGCCTTCCAGAGCCATATGAGAAATCATGATCACTGTTTTCACAGAGGTCACTATTTCTGCTCAGTGTATGCTGCACGGATGATGGTGGCTCAGGGCAAGGGTTTGATTGTGTTCATATCATCCATGGGTGGTATGCGCTATATCTTTAATGTACCTTATGGGGTCGGCAAAGCTGCGGTGAGTCTGTAAACAGCATTACTGATTCTATATTTaaggttatttttagtgtatcataattaaaagattaattatttCAGTTGCACATCCATTTTTTGGTATTTTGTGTACAATTCCTTCATTATTCTCTAAGCATTTATGTTCAACCTTTCTTTAGTGTGACAGAATGGCAGCGGACATGGCAATAGAGCTGAAGAAGAGAGGTGTGGTTTCTGTAAGCCTCTGGCCAGGGGCAGTTCAGACTGAGTTAATTAATCAGTATATGTCTCAGGGTGAGGCTCCTCCAGGTTTTGATCCAAAAGTAAGCCTTTGTATTTGTCCTAACCTAGCTTTTTTTAAGTTCATGGAAAGCAATAAAACACATCTTCCTAAATATTCCTAAATATCTGTCTTTCTCAGTTCAAGGAAGTGTTCATTAATGGTGAGACGACAGAGCTTAGTGGACGATGCATAGTTGAGCTGGCCAAaggttggatttttttttaaacactgaatCAGTAGTCAAGTTAACAGGGTTTGTAATTGGTGAAAAATGAATTGTTTGGAGGCTCCTGCTGACGTGTTACTTTCTGCTTCTTGGTAACAAACAGATAAAAGTCTGATGTCGATGACTGGGCAAGTGTTGATGACCTGTGACCTCGCTCGCCGCTATGGACTCAAGGATGTTGATGGTACAATGACAAATGATTATGCATTTGTATTAGTGTTTCCAGTTATGATTAAAGATAATTAAATGTAGATGGTACAAAATGAATCCTAACCCAGGTTTTATGTGCTCCTTGTTGTTTCAGGTCGCAGTGTAGTGGACTACACGTCTCTGAAGTTTATACTTTCCCAGGTACCTTATATGTCCTGGATGTCCATCTTCACTCCTTCATTCATCAGAGTGCCTCGTTCCATGCTGGGTCTTGGCAGTGGCAAATTCTAACATATCTCAGAGAAGAGACAGTGCCTATTTTTGCAAtcctgtaatttttaaaaaattatgttgtttCTAAAATGATCATAATGTCCATTTTTACAAATGAGTAAAGCACTGATTAAAATTCTAGTAGCTGAGTCTAGAAGACACTTAATGCACAATTCATATTAGCTTATTAGTATGCTAGTATTGTCACAATAATTAATATACTGGTATGTTGATATACTGCTCTAGATGAATGTATACTTACCAAACGAGTTATTGCAATAAACACTGACATTTTACAAGTTTTTGTGTTGTAATTTTTGATAGACTGATATGTCACTCTTGAAAGCTTGATCACACCCGTGCAACAATGCataatagagtgttttcacgtcATCAGTCAGCCATACTGGaggcactgaacataaacaacaccactgaaccgaatgaaacttgcatattttgctgattactgcagctgaaaatggtcaattattgtcatggtttggactgtactaatcggtcagaccagtaaaaaaaacattttgagtaccaaaagttataataaataaaggagAACAGCGCaagactgaaccaggatttccagggcaagaatcttgacaacatttgtgtttgttcttataattttccagtcaggtaggtgatatattaggctaatatcttaattaatactgcttgtacatatGTTTACCACGTATCAACTTTAGTTTGtctgcaccctttcctgcttacgaAGTCCTTCTCTTATGATTTAGCTACttccatgtgtttttttttctccataaatcTGCAGAAAAATTTCAGTaatacattaaccgtgcaatccattctgttgtttacatccgagtatcgccaatatggccgcgtaTCCggataactgaccaaatcgtgacgcgAGTTAGGGATGCCACGATTCCTGTATTCAATTCGAGTACTcgattatagaaaaaaatactgttcatcgtgattttaaaatgagtttaCACATTTCATATCcaaatattcaagaaattacaatGGCTGTAGGATATCTGTCGTAGAGAAATGGACAaacattaaagattaagtggacatttaaattaaatgttgtttagtcaatattaaacagtaATTAAGATCGCTGTAAAGTTTGCCTTCTGCAgtgcataatgtacattagttctACTGTTTACAATACATCATGTAatttcagttttgttcaataaagcaatatgattacttgcttttgatactttattttaaccaattattattgcttcattgctattataggcctatatgtattttaagtaatgttaaaGGCTGTTGTTTACTtaggtatatttttattacctcaaaAACATGTTAGAATTATTTGATTactcgtcagaataatcgacctATTACTGGATTACCAAAAATAATCGTTTGTGACAGTCCTAAcgcaagtgcaaaccctctattgtcCACTCAAAACTTAGACAGTTGTTCTCATGTTTTGTTTCTGCAGTCTCTATAAGTACACTAATTAAAGTACTTTCactcaatcaatcaatatttttaatgtgcctTGTTAAACACCCATGTAATAAGTTGGATAATGACCATTCAGCTTGACAGGTTTTCGTGGATATTCCTTCttgtattaaaatgattaaaatcaatACTTAATGTATATTCATActtaatgtattttcatttatttggtgGGTAGCCATGGATAATATAGTCAAAATAAACTCTGACAGGGTGATCACGACCCTTACGCAAAGCAGCTCTAGTGTTTCTGTATATTCAATAAATTGCTGTTTTCTAAACTCAAATATCATAAA includes:
- the dhrs1 gene encoding dehydrogenase/reductase SDR family member 1 is translated as MALSEWICVVTGASRGIGRGIALQLSEAGATVYITGRQEKTLKQAAAEVTERGGRCIPVICDSSKEDEIKELFERVQREQNGRLDLLVNNAYAGVQAIFDNMNKKFWEVDPDIWDTINNTGLRGHYFCSVYAARMMVAQGKGLIVFISSMGGMRYIFNVPYGVGKAACDRMAADMAIELKKRGVVSVSLWPGAVQTELINQYMSQGEAPPGFDPKFKEVFINGETTELSGRCIVELAKDKSLMSMTGQVLMTCDLARRYGLKDVDGRSVVDYTSLKFILSQVPYMSWMSIFTPSFIRVPRSMLGLGSGKF
- the LOC127177552 gene encoding dehydrogenase/reductase SDR family member 1-like; this encodes MALSEWICVVTGASRGIGRGIALQLSEAGATVYITGRQEKTLKQAAAEVTERGGRCIPVICDSSKEDEIKELFERVQREQNGRLDLLVNNAYAGVQAIMDNMNKKFWEVDPDIWDTINNTGLRGHYFCSVYAARMMVAQGKGLIVFISSMGGIRYFFNVAYGVGKAACDRMAADMAIELKKRGVVSVSLWPGLVQTELVSQYISGGEAPPGFDAKFAFLKEALRMGETTELSGRCIVELAKDKSLKSMTGQVLMTCDLARRYGLKDVDGRSVVDFTSLKFLISQIPYMSWLSVFTPSFIRVPRFMLSLGSGKF